Proteins encoded together in one Peribacillus asahii window:
- the smc gene encoding chromosome segregation protein SMC, translating into MFLKRLDVVGFKSFAEKISMDFVPGVTAVVGPNGSGKSNITDAIRWVLGEQSAKSLRGAKMEDIIFSGSDSRKPLNFAEVSLTLDNVTNSLPIDFHEVSITRRVYRSGDSEFLINNQPCRLKDIVDLFMDSGLGREAFSIISQGKVEEILSSKAEERRVIFEEAAGVLKYKTRKKKAEQKLAETQENLNRVQDILYELEGQVEPLKIQSSLAKEFLAKKEELEQFEVSLTVYEIEELHRKWEKLSHELEEHTLRKEQMASELHQKEAALQALRQKTASLDATMNDLQAILLTSSEDLEKLEGRKEVLKERKKNATQNKVQLEKSIEEAKAFIARLEVDKEAQIILVRELENEVKNLQSLLQEKQQTLGSFQTDIEGTIELHKSDYIEWLNKQATAKNEKQYLAQQLEQQAYKNERLDNDNAKYLTERTSIVQQKQQHEVELREITLELEKHVARYRSQEKEQEATKDRYQKQETTLYKAYQFLQQAKARKELLEEMEEEYAGFFQGVKEILKAKASLQGIEGAVAELITVPKSYQTAIEIALGAAMQHVVVREEEHARQAISFLKKNGYGRATFLPLSVIKGREVPQSQLKLLQNHPAFIGTAAQLIDYEAKYAEIVTNLLGTVVITRDLKGANELAKLVGHRYRFVTLDGDVVNPGGSMTGGALKQKSSSLLSRKAELEELKNKLVDMEAKTNQLEREVRELKAEITQQEERLAEMKQSGESLREKEQLLKNKFREIELQEKNINDRLHLYDLDKTQLIEEEQQRTARLEELENIIVSCAEELSRLDETIAQLTERKETQQSSKEILLEEMSELKVTLASKREQLRNQKENMARLEEDWLMTQTKLAEYEDDWSLLTNEMSDSSSGEERLEDAAKEQFALKNETIEKISVTRQEKESLQTELEDMELDLKEQNRQYKGIAESVKDEEVKLNRLDVELENRLSKLREEYLLSYEAAKEKYPLTLPVEEAKKRVKLIKLAIDELGNVNLGAIDEYERVSERYEFLLNQKDDLQQAKDTLLQVICEMDEEMTRRFSETFYAIRDQFGQVFKALFGGGRAELKLTDSLNLLQTGVEIVAQPPGKKLQNLSLLSGGERALTAIALLFSILKVRPVPFCVLDEVEAALDEANITRFSQFLRKFSEETQFIVITHRKGTMEGADVLYGITMQESGVSRLVSVRMEETEEVARV; encoded by the coding sequence ATGTTCCTCAAACGCTTGGACGTTGTAGGATTTAAGTCTTTCGCAGAGAAAATTTCAATGGACTTTGTACCAGGTGTAACCGCAGTCGTAGGGCCGAACGGAAGTGGAAAAAGTAATATAACAGATGCGATTCGTTGGGTGCTTGGCGAACAGTCCGCCAAATCATTGCGCGGGGCGAAAATGGAGGATATTATCTTTTCCGGAAGCGATTCAAGAAAGCCTTTGAATTTTGCTGAGGTATCTTTAACCCTTGATAACGTAACAAATTCTTTACCCATTGATTTTCATGAAGTCAGTATTACAAGAAGAGTGTACAGATCGGGTGACAGTGAATTTTTAATTAATAATCAGCCCTGTCGTTTAAAGGATATCGTTGATTTATTTATGGATTCAGGCCTCGGCCGCGAAGCTTTTTCGATTATTAGCCAGGGGAAAGTAGAAGAAATATTAAGCAGTAAGGCGGAAGAAAGACGCGTTATTTTTGAAGAAGCAGCTGGTGTTTTAAAATATAAAACGCGTAAAAAGAAAGCCGAGCAAAAGCTTGCTGAAACACAGGAAAATTTAAATCGTGTTCAAGATATTCTTTATGAATTAGAAGGTCAGGTAGAGCCGTTAAAAATTCAATCGTCGCTTGCTAAAGAGTTTTTGGCGAAAAAGGAAGAGCTAGAGCAATTTGAAGTCAGCTTAACAGTTTATGAAATTGAAGAGCTTCACCGAAAATGGGAAAAGCTATCTCATGAGTTAGAAGAGCATACGCTAAGAAAAGAGCAAATGGCAAGCGAACTGCATCAAAAGGAAGCAGCCCTACAGGCGCTGCGCCAGAAAACAGCTAGTTTAGATGCAACGATGAATGATTTACAAGCGATTCTTTTAACATCAAGTGAAGATCTAGAAAAGTTAGAAGGTAGAAAAGAAGTATTAAAAGAACGGAAGAAAAATGCGACACAAAATAAAGTTCAACTTGAAAAGTCCATCGAAGAGGCTAAAGCGTTTATCGCCCGTTTAGAGGTGGATAAAGAAGCTCAAATCATTTTGGTTCGCGAATTAGAAAATGAAGTAAAAAACTTGCAGTCGCTCTTGCAAGAAAAGCAACAAACCTTAGGTTCCTTCCAAACGGATATTGAGGGGACGATTGAACTTCATAAAAGTGACTATATTGAATGGCTAAATAAGCAAGCGACAGCGAAAAACGAAAAGCAATATTTAGCTCAGCAGCTGGAGCAGCAGGCTTATAAAAATGAGAGGCTGGATAATGATAATGCAAAGTATTTAACGGAAAGAACGTCAATCGTGCAGCAAAAACAGCAGCATGAAGTGGAATTGCGCGAGATAACGCTCGAGTTAGAAAAGCATGTGGCTCGTTATCGTAGTCAGGAAAAGGAACAAGAAGCAACGAAGGACCGCTATCAAAAGCAAGAAACGACACTATATAAAGCGTATCAATTTTTACAGCAAGCGAAGGCGCGTAAAGAGTTGTTAGAGGAAATGGAAGAAGAGTATGCAGGGTTCTTCCAAGGTGTAAAAGAAATATTAAAAGCAAAAGCTTCTTTGCAAGGTATTGAAGGTGCCGTTGCGGAGTTGATTACAGTGCCAAAAAGCTATCAAACGGCGATTGAGATCGCGCTTGGCGCGGCGATGCAGCATGTTGTTGTTCGTGAAGAAGAACATGCCCGTCAGGCGATTAGCTTTTTAAAGAAAAATGGTTATGGCCGGGCTACTTTTTTACCACTCTCTGTCATAAAAGGTAGAGAAGTGCCCCAGTCTCAATTGAAACTGCTTCAAAATCATCCAGCTTTTATTGGTACTGCTGCCCAATTAATAGACTATGAAGCGAAATATGCAGAGATTGTGACGAACTTACTTGGAACGGTCGTTATTACACGTGATTTAAAAGGAGCAAATGAGCTGGCTAAATTAGTCGGTCATCGTTATCGTTTTGTAACGCTTGATGGGGATGTTGTAAATCCTGGTGGTTCGATGACAGGGGGAGCACTTAAGCAAAAGTCCTCATCCTTATTATCGCGAAAAGCGGAATTAGAGGAACTTAAAAATAAGCTTGTCGATATGGAAGCGAAAACAAATCAATTAGAACGTGAAGTTCGGGAGCTAAAAGCTGAAATCACACAGCAAGAAGAACGTTTAGCAGAAATGAAACAATCAGGTGAGTCATTGCGAGAAAAAGAGCAATTACTGAAAAATAAATTTCGAGAAATTGAATTACAAGAAAAGAATATTAATGACCGTCTTCATTTATATGATTTGGATAAAACACAACTCATAGAAGAAGAGCAGCAAAGAACGGCCCGTCTTGAAGAGTTGGAGAACATTATCGTATCGTGTGCAGAGGAGCTTAGTCGACTTGATGAAACGATTGCTCAATTGACGGAGCGAAAGGAAACACAGCAATCCTCAAAAGAAATCCTTCTAGAAGAGATGAGTGAGTTGAAAGTAACGCTTGCTTCCAAACGAGAACAGCTTCGTAACCAAAAGGAAAATATGGCTCGTCTTGAGGAAGATTGGCTTATGACACAAACGAAGCTTGCTGAATATGAGGATGACTGGTCGCTTTTAACGAATGAAATGAGTGATAGTTCAAGCGGGGAAGAACGATTAGAGGATGCCGCAAAAGAGCAGTTTGCACTGAAAAATGAAACGATTGAAAAGATTTCGGTTACACGTCAAGAAAAAGAGAGTTTGCAAACGGAGCTTGAGGATATGGAGCTCGATTTAAAAGAGCAAAATCGTCAATATAAAGGCATTGCAGAAAGCGTCAAAGATGAAGAAGTGAAGTTGAATCGACTTGATGTAGAGCTTGAAAATCGACTTTCTAAGCTACGAGAGGAATATCTTTTAAGCTATGAGGCTGCAAAAGAGAAGTATCCGTTAACATTGCCGGTTGAAGAAGCGAAGAAACGAGTCAAGCTCATTAAATTGGCGATTGACGAGTTAGGAAACGTTAACTTAGGGGCAATTGATGAGTATGAGCGTGTATCAGAACGCTATGAATTTTTACTTAATCAAAAGGATGACTTGCAGCAAGCGAAAGATACCCTTCTTCAAGTGATTTGTGAAATGGATGAAGAGATGACGCGGCGCTTTTCTGAGACATTTTATGCGATTCGTGATCAATTCGGACAAGTGTTTAAAGCGTTATTTGGCGGAGGCCGTGCTGAATTAAAGTTAACGGATTCGCTGAATTTGTTGCAAACAGGTGTCGAGATTGTCGCTCAGCCCCCTGGGAAGAAATTGCAAAATTTAAGTTTATTATCAGGTGGAGAACGAGCACTAACTGCGATTGCCTTGCTGTTTTCTATTTTAAAAGTACGTCCGGTGCCGTTTTGTGTGCTTGATGAAGTTGAAGCAGCGCTGGATGAAGCGAATATCACGCGTTTTAGTCAATTTTTGCGCAAGTTCAGCGAAGAAACGCAATTTATCGTCATTACGCATCGCAAAGGTACGATGGAAGGTGCGGATGTGTTATATGGCATTACGATGCAGGAATCAGGTGTTTCAAGGCTTGTTTCTGTACGAATGGAAGAGACAGAAGAAGT